The Hymenobacter sp. 5317J-9 genome has a window encoding:
- a CDS encoding glycoside hydrolase family 88 protein, giving the protein MKFNSSFFLPLLGLALLSETAGAQTAGTKPYSQRMADAFIGWHPDSIVIGKNKFARWDYEQGLMMRALERVWQRTGDAKYFTYIQKDLDQFVQKDGSIRTYKQEDYNLDNMTTGHALLLLGQVSLPGNDKYIKAAQYLRKQLDGQPRTKEGGFWHKKIYTNQMWLDGLYMAEPFYAEYSQVFNQPAGFDDVAKQFALIEKHLVDAKTGLLYHGYDESKEQAWANKTTGQSPNFWDRGIGWYSMALVDVLDYFPANHPQRPALVKALQRLAPALAKYQDPKTGTWSLVMTQEGRKGNYAEASGSSMFVYALAKGARKGYLDKKYADVARKGYEGLLKTFVATEADGALAFNGTVSVGGLGGKPYRDGSYDYYLSEPLRKNDLKGVGPFILASTEMEIAAEDKLGQGKTVGLDYYFNHEMRKSPVTGEQEQWHYTWEERQHGGFWLWGNQFRELGAKTVAVPAAPTAASLKPLSVYIIVDPDSRKESPKPNYVQPADGKVITEWVKGGGTLVLLANDTANCEIKHFNELAKNFGVQFTDQSVNMVQGSQFEQGKVELTSGKAVFKNAGTAYVKELSVLSVAAPAQPLVTNNGKVIMATARVGKGKVFLLGDPWLYNEYVDGRKIPASFQNFQAGKDLATWLLGK; this is encoded by the coding sequence ATGAAATTCAACTCCTCGTTTTTCCTGCCGCTGCTGGGACTGGCGCTGCTCAGCGAAACCGCCGGCGCCCAAACGGCTGGCACCAAGCCCTACTCGCAGCGCATGGCCGATGCCTTCATCGGCTGGCACCCGGATTCCATCGTCATCGGCAAAAACAAGTTTGCCCGCTGGGACTACGAGCAGGGCCTGATGATGCGCGCTTTGGAGCGCGTGTGGCAGCGCACCGGCGACGCCAAGTACTTCACCTACATTCAGAAGGACCTCGACCAGTTCGTGCAGAAGGACGGCAGCATCCGGACCTATAAGCAGGAGGACTACAACCTCGACAACATGACCACCGGCCACGCGCTGCTGCTGCTGGGCCAGGTATCGTTGCCGGGCAACGACAAGTACATCAAGGCCGCGCAGTACCTGCGCAAGCAGCTTGATGGCCAGCCGCGCACCAAAGAGGGCGGTTTCTGGCACAAAAAAATCTACACCAACCAGATGTGGCTCGACGGCCTGTACATGGCCGAGCCCTTCTACGCCGAGTACAGCCAGGTATTTAACCAGCCCGCTGGCTTCGACGACGTGGCCAAGCAGTTTGCGCTGATTGAGAAGCACCTCGTTGACGCCAAAACCGGCCTGCTCTACCACGGCTACGACGAAAGCAAGGAGCAGGCCTGGGCCAACAAAACCACCGGCCAGAGCCCCAACTTCTGGGACCGCGGCATCGGCTGGTACAGCATGGCCCTGGTCGACGTGCTCGATTATTTCCCCGCCAACCATCCGCAGCGCCCGGCCCTCGTCAAAGCCCTGCAGCGCCTGGCGCCCGCGCTGGCCAAGTACCAGGACCCCAAAACCGGCACCTGGAGCCTGGTGATGACGCAGGAAGGCCGCAAGGGCAACTACGCCGAGGCCTCGGGCAGCAGCATGTTTGTGTACGCATTGGCCAAGGGTGCCCGCAAAGGCTACCTCGATAAAAAGTACGCCGACGTGGCCCGCAAAGGCTATGAAGGCCTGCTGAAAACCTTCGTGGCCACCGAGGCCGATGGCGCCTTGGCTTTCAACGGCACGGTGAGCGTGGGCGGCCTGGGCGGCAAGCCCTACCGCGACGGCTCCTACGATTATTACCTGAGCGAGCCGCTGCGCAAAAACGACCTGAAGGGCGTCGGCCCCTTCATCCTGGCCAGCACCGAGATGGAAATTGCCGCCGAAGACAAGCTCGGTCAAGGCAAGACCGTGGGCCTGGACTACTACTTCAACCACGAGATGCGCAAAAGCCCCGTGACGGGCGAGCAGGAGCAGTGGCATTATACCTGGGAAGAGCGCCAGCACGGCGGCTTCTGGCTGTGGGGTAATCAGTTCCGCGAACTGGGCGCCAAAACGGTGGCCGTGCCCGCGGCCCCCACGGCCGCCAGCCTCAAGCCGTTGAGCGTCTACATCATCGTCGACCCGGACTCGCGCAAGGAGTCGCCCAAGCCCAACTACGTGCAGCCCGCCGACGGCAAGGTGATTACCGAATGGGTGAAGGGCGGCGGCACCCTCGTGCTGCTGGCCAACGACACGGCCAACTGCGAAATCAAGCACTTCAATGAGCTGGCCAAAAACTTCGGCGTGCAGTTCACCGACCAGAGCGTGAACATGGTGCAGGGCAGCCAGTTCGAGCAGGGCAAAGTCGAGTTGACTTCGGGCAAAGCCGTGTTTAAAAACGCTGGCACGGCTTACGTGAAGGAGCTGTCGGTGCTGTCGGTGGCCGCGCCGGCTCAGCCGCTGGTTACCAACAACGGCAAGGTCATCATGGCCACGGCCCGGGTAGGCAAGGGCAAGGTGTTCCTGCTCGGCGACCCGTGGCTGTACAACGAGTACGTGGACGGCCGCAAGATTCCGGCTTCGTTCCAGAACTTCCAGGCGGGCAAGGATTTGGCCACTTGGCTACTGGGCAAGTAA
- a CDS encoding glycosyl hydrolase family 28 protein, with amino-acid sequence MKATLTVLLAGLATSLTVGFRPAAAPQTQIFLVGDSTMSDKPDLAKPERGWGMEFGQYFDHQVVIRNTAVNGRSTKSFYREGRWAKVLEGLKPGDWVFIQFGHNDSKVDDSVRSAPAQTTYRQFLTRFVQEAKAKGANPVLLTPVGRRYFDDAGKRKDDHGEYPAVVREVAKAQKVPLIDLHEKSWAMYSAMGEQGTRPLFWSYQNGYYQPNPVPPAKNDNTHFSEYGATRVAQLVAQDVQAQHLGLASHLSHTPFEGKLAADLPVVLEPVFKKDTFNLTKYGAVADGQTLNTEAFRKAIEACAANGGTVLVPRGLWLTGPITLKNNVNLHLATGALVQFTADRSQYPLIKTTWEGEDAIRSQAPISGVDLTNIAITGSGTFDGAGDAWRPVKKSKLNETQWQKLVASGGVLSEKKDMWYPSAASMKGNLLAADGKARKSLNPADFDDVRDYLRPNMLSLTRCKQILLQGFTIQNSPAWTIHPLLCENITLRGVTAKNPWYGQNTDALDLESCRNGVVEGCTFDVGDDGICIKSGRDEQGRKRGVPTENFIIRDTKVYHAHGGFVIGSEMSGGARNLYVSNCTFMGTDVGLRFKTARGRGGVVENIFVDGVDMTDIAGEAILFDMYYAAKDPVPMAGESTAPPVIAAMPLNEGTPQFKTFRIKNVTCKGATTGILVRGLPEMSIKDISIENAVLECKKGLVCQEAENIRLKNVSLLSADTAPVMEVQNSRNLALDGIRYANGAELLLRVTGDRSKDIRLTNTDTKKAKKDVQLGDKVAKKTVITAQR; translated from the coding sequence ATGAAAGCAACTCTGACGGTGCTGCTGGCCGGCCTGGCCACCAGCCTCACGGTAGGCTTCCGGCCCGCGGCCGCACCCCAAACGCAGATTTTCCTGGTCGGCGACTCCACCATGTCCGACAAGCCCGACCTGGCCAAGCCCGAGCGCGGCTGGGGCATGGAGTTTGGCCAGTATTTCGACCACCAGGTGGTTATCCGCAACACGGCCGTGAACGGGCGCAGCACCAAAAGCTTCTACCGCGAAGGCCGCTGGGCCAAGGTGCTCGAAGGACTGAAGCCCGGCGACTGGGTGTTCATCCAGTTCGGCCACAACGACTCGAAGGTGGACGACAGCGTGCGCTCGGCCCCGGCCCAAACCACGTACCGCCAGTTCCTCACCCGTTTCGTGCAGGAAGCCAAAGCCAAAGGCGCCAACCCCGTGCTGCTCACGCCCGTGGGCCGGCGCTACTTCGACGACGCCGGCAAGCGCAAGGACGACCACGGCGAATACCCCGCTGTGGTGCGCGAGGTGGCCAAAGCCCAGAAAGTGCCGCTGATTGACTTGCACGAGAAAAGCTGGGCCATGTACTCGGCCATGGGCGAGCAGGGCACGCGGCCGCTGTTCTGGAGCTACCAGAACGGCTACTACCAGCCCAACCCCGTGCCGCCGGCCAAAAACGACAACACCCACTTTTCGGAATACGGCGCCACCCGCGTGGCCCAGCTGGTGGCCCAGGACGTGCAGGCCCAGCACCTGGGGCTGGCCAGCCACCTCAGCCACACGCCGTTCGAAGGCAAGCTGGCCGCCGACCTGCCGGTGGTGCTGGAGCCGGTGTTCAAAAAGGACACCTTCAACCTGACCAAGTACGGCGCCGTCGCCGACGGCCAGACGCTGAATACCGAGGCCTTTCGCAAAGCCATCGAAGCCTGCGCCGCCAACGGCGGCACCGTGCTGGTGCCCCGCGGCCTGTGGCTGACGGGGCCCATCACCCTGAAAAACAACGTGAACCTGCACCTGGCCACCGGCGCCCTGGTGCAGTTCACGGCCGACCGCAGCCAGTACCCGCTCATCAAAACCACCTGGGAAGGGGAGGACGCCATCCGGAGCCAGGCCCCGATTTCGGGCGTCGACCTGACCAACATTGCCATCACCGGCAGCGGCACTTTCGACGGGGCCGGCGACGCCTGGCGCCCCGTGAAAAAGAGCAAGCTCAACGAAACCCAGTGGCAGAAGCTGGTGGCCTCGGGCGGCGTGCTGAGCGAGAAGAAGGACATGTGGTACCCGTCGGCAGCGTCGATGAAGGGCAACCTGCTGGCCGCCGACGGCAAGGCCCGCAAGAGCCTGAACCCGGCCGACTTCGACGACGTGCGCGACTACCTGCGGCCCAACATGCTCAGCCTCACGCGCTGCAAGCAGATTTTGCTGCAGGGTTTCACCATTCAGAACTCGCCGGCCTGGACCATTCACCCGCTGCTGTGCGAAAACATCACCCTGCGCGGCGTGACGGCCAAGAACCCCTGGTACGGCCAGAACACCGACGCCCTGGACCTGGAATCGTGCCGCAACGGCGTGGTGGAAGGCTGCACCTTCGACGTGGGCGACGACGGCATCTGCATCAAATCGGGCCGCGACGAGCAGGGCCGCAAGCGCGGCGTGCCCACCGAAAACTTCATCATCCGCGACACGAAGGTGTACCACGCCCACGGCGGCTTCGTGATTGGCTCCGAGATGTCGGGCGGCGCCCGCAACCTGTATGTGAGCAACTGCACCTTCATGGGCACCGACGTGGGCCTGCGCTTCAAAACGGCCCGCGGCCGCGGCGGTGTGGTCGAGAACATTTTCGTGGACGGCGTGGACATGACCGACATTGCCGGCGAGGCCATCTTGTTCGACATGTACTACGCCGCTAAGGACCCCGTGCCCATGGCCGGCGAGAGCACTGCCCCGCCCGTCATTGCGGCCATGCCGCTGAACGAGGGCACCCCACAGTTCAAAACTTTCCGCATCAAAAACGTGACCTGCAAGGGCGCCACCACCGGCATCTTGGTGCGCGGCCTGCCCGAAATGAGCATCAAGGACATCAGCATCGAGAACGCCGTACTGGAATGCAAGAAGGGCCTCGTGTGCCAGGAGGCCGAGAACATCCGCCTGAAAAACGTGAGCCTGCTTTCAGCCGATACGGCCCCGGTGATGGAGGTGCAGAACAGCCGCAACCTAGCGCTGGATGGTATTCGTTACGCCAACGGCGCCGAGCTCCTGCTACGCGTGACCGGCGACCGCAGCAAAGACATCCGCCTTACCAACACCGACACCAAAAAGGCCAAGAAAGACGTGCAGCTCGGCGACAAGGTGGCGAAGAAAACCGTCATCACCGCCCAGCGCTAA
- a CDS encoding T9SS type A sorting domain-containing protein: MKNHLLAAVLMLGGLGLTGQAQAQTTPVYKYWSLKANAQDSAALRSPSAMTSSNVTMRRFVLSNGTAAAPPKAYSSAYGMAFAPAADGGGWSTSANGTGSTLRRYFYVQCTATAPAGVTLRADSIAMNLAVASSVSGTFLGVVYSKNGFTTPADSTEAAGSARTPAGTQAGTANGTTLFNTWTIGQAFSFANNTSLNRAFRYSVPLNGSTGVTITPGQTLTVRIYVSCSSSSTGRYAVMRDLTLKSQQTLLSARTAVQTNLTAYPNPAQNQLSVPHTAASRDARVSVFSATGAKVAAVAAQPGTTETPVDLSGLAKGLYLVEYADGTQRSSARIVKE; this comes from the coding sequence ATGAAAAATCATCTACTCGCTGCGGTGCTCATGCTGGGAGGGCTGGGTCTGACCGGTCAGGCCCAGGCCCAGACCACGCCCGTGTACAAATACTGGTCGCTGAAGGCCAACGCGCAGGACAGCGCTGCTTTGCGCTCACCCAGTGCCATGACCAGCAGCAACGTGACGATGCGCCGGTTTGTGCTCTCGAACGGCACGGCCGCCGCGCCGCCCAAGGCTTACAGCTCGGCCTACGGAATGGCGTTTGCCCCGGCTGCTGACGGCGGCGGCTGGAGCACGTCGGCCAACGGCACCGGCAGCACGCTGCGCCGCTACTTCTACGTGCAATGCACCGCTACGGCTCCGGCCGGCGTCACCCTGCGCGCCGACTCCATTGCGATGAACCTGGCCGTTGCCAGCTCGGTAAGCGGCACGTTCCTGGGCGTGGTGTATTCGAAAAACGGCTTTACTACGCCCGCCGACTCCACAGAGGCCGCCGGCAGTGCCCGGACGCCGGCCGGCACGCAGGCCGGCACGGCCAACGGCACTACTTTATTCAATACCTGGACCATTGGACAAGCCTTTAGCTTCGCCAACAATACGTCCCTCAACCGGGCTTTCCGCTACAGCGTGCCGCTCAACGGTAGCACGGGCGTCACCATTACCCCCGGCCAAACGCTGACCGTTCGCATTTACGTGAGCTGCAGCAGCAGCAGCACCGGCCGCTACGCCGTTATGCGCGACCTCACCCTGAAGAGCCAGCAAACGCTGCTCTCCGCCCGCACGGCCGTGCAAACCAACCTGACCGCCTACCCCAACCCCGCCCAGAATCAGCTGAGCGTGCCCCACACCGCCGCCAGCCGCGACGCCCGCGTTTCGGTGTTCAGCGCGACCGGTGCCAAGGTGGCCGCCGTGGCCGCGCAGCCCGGCACCACCGAAACGCCCGTCGACCTGAGCGGCCTGGCCAAGGGCCTCTACCTGGTAGAGTACGCCGATGGCACGCAGCGCAGCAGCGCCCGCATCGTGAAAGAATAG
- a CDS encoding pectinesterase family protein has product MRHQYRTRFTWPRPAARFWAMLGFLLLACGARTFAFDLTVAKDGTGNFTTVQAAIDAAPTGRTAPFTIYIKNGRYKELVTVPANKPFIQLIGESVGSTVLTYNNSAGTIVNGVALGTQNSASVTINATDFSAMNLTFENSFGESASNGQAVAILVNNDRAAFRNCRFLGNQDTMYLKGNGTPRQYFLNCYIEGNTDFIFGSAIALFENCNIYAKNKATASVSYIAVPNTPTGQAYGLVFKNCNVTGHSVAGGTAYDLGRPWQANPKAAFLNCNLSTPLILAEGWSPTSSAGSATIRDSYFVEYQNTHFNGRPINVSSRVLSGQALTPAQPSSQLTAAEAATYTKANILGTWDPCSLIDCVTPFVKSVVVNNFRGVKGATTTAFTWNTSWPISGDVLSVYRATATPPTPLGAFAVVGSQTEPNDTTFNYSYSDAVPASGSLYKYFVRGSNAVRQISSDTVTISSAPTIVTTGALGNFTQQLGTGSPAQSVSVSGTDLTGAVTVTASANYQVSLTSGGTFASSVTLTPTAGTLASTPVYIRLNATTAGPYTGTVTLTSTNATNVVVSLNGTAIVAPTITSNVVQWWPLRVNNSDSVQVRSSRIVATTPTLKRLYLSNGTTLASIPAYSNQFGQAFGASAAGDGQWSTAAGGPGGTLSRLYYEQFTVTVAAGAPTMRIDSVLFNSAFYNTSSNTKMAIVYSLNGFSTPADSTEITGVSGPGGAQPLTASGSFANSFPLQNQTSGNTNLYRVALKGPSTANPSGGVTVAAGQTLTVRLYYACGSTGVPRYALLKNLRFKGDVAPLPVTVLEQWPLRVNNTDSAQVRSSRIVATTPTLKRLYLSNGTTLASIPAYSNQFGQAFGASAAGDGQWSTAAGGPGGTLSRLYYEQFTLAVAPNSTVRVDTLLFNAAFYNTSSNTKMAVVYSLNGFGSPADSTEIVAAYGPGGLQTLSASGNFTNSFPLLNQTAGNPNTYRVVLRNGGVSLAAGQTLSVRLYFACGSTGVPRYAFLKNLRFKGTAGVLTAATPARVLSAQLQLFPNPASGSFWVQLPAVNSKTAVSAALINTLGQTVRTQQLKSAAGQPIEAEVDVRGLAAGVYTLRLNVGGTPVTRKVVVE; this is encoded by the coding sequence ATGAGACACCAATACCGAACCCGATTCACGTGGCCGCGCCCGGCGGCCCGCTTCTGGGCCATGCTGGGCTTTTTGCTGCTGGCCTGTGGCGCCCGGACGTTTGCGTTCGACCTGACCGTGGCCAAGGACGGCACCGGCAACTTCACCACCGTGCAGGCGGCCATCGACGCGGCGCCCACGGGCCGCACCGCGCCGTTCACCATCTACATCAAAAACGGCCGCTACAAAGAGCTGGTGACCGTGCCGGCCAACAAGCCCTTCATTCAGCTGATTGGCGAGAGCGTGGGCAGCACCGTGCTTACCTACAACAACTCGGCCGGCACCATTGTGAACGGCGTGGCGCTGGGCACCCAGAACTCGGCTTCGGTCACCATCAACGCCACCGACTTCTCGGCCATGAACCTGACGTTCGAGAACTCGTTTGGCGAGTCGGCCTCCAACGGGCAGGCCGTGGCCATTCTGGTGAACAACGACCGGGCGGCGTTCCGCAACTGCCGCTTCCTGGGCAACCAGGACACCATGTACCTGAAGGGCAACGGTACCCCGCGCCAGTACTTCCTGAACTGCTACATCGAGGGCAACACCGACTTCATTTTCGGCAGCGCCATTGCGCTGTTTGAGAACTGCAACATCTACGCGAAGAACAAGGCCACGGCCAGCGTTTCCTACATTGCCGTGCCCAACACGCCGACCGGCCAGGCCTACGGGCTGGTGTTCAAGAACTGCAACGTGACCGGGCACTCGGTGGCCGGCGGCACCGCCTACGACCTGGGTCGCCCCTGGCAGGCCAACCCCAAAGCGGCTTTCCTGAACTGCAATCTGAGTACGCCGCTCATTCTGGCCGAAGGCTGGTCGCCGACCAGCTCGGCCGGCTCCGCCACCATCCGCGACTCCTACTTCGTGGAGTACCAGAACACGCACTTCAACGGCCGGCCTATCAACGTGAGCAGCCGGGTGCTGTCGGGCCAGGCCCTGACGCCCGCGCAGCCGTCGTCGCAGCTCACGGCCGCCGAAGCGGCCACTTACACCAAGGCTAACATCCTGGGCACCTGGGACCCCTGCTCGCTGATTGACTGCGTAACGCCGTTCGTGAAATCGGTGGTGGTGAACAACTTCCGGGGCGTGAAGGGCGCCACCACCACAGCCTTCACCTGGAACACCAGCTGGCCCATCAGCGGCGATGTGCTGAGCGTGTACCGCGCCACGGCCACGCCGCCCACGCCCCTCGGCGCCTTCGCCGTGGTGGGTTCCCAGACCGAGCCCAACGACACCACCTTCAACTACTCCTATTCCGATGCCGTGCCGGCCTCGGGCAGCCTCTACAAATACTTTGTGCGCGGCAGCAACGCCGTGCGCCAGATTTCGTCGGACACCGTGACCATCAGCAGCGCCCCCACCATCGTGACGACGGGCGCGCTGGGCAACTTCACCCAGCAGCTGGGCACGGGCTCGCCGGCGCAGAGCGTGAGCGTGTCGGGCACCGATTTGACGGGTGCTGTGACCGTGACGGCTTCGGCCAACTACCAGGTGTCGCTGACGTCGGGCGGCACGTTTGCCAGCAGCGTGACCCTCACGCCCACCGCCGGCACCCTGGCCAGCACGCCGGTTTACATTCGCCTGAATGCTACTACGGCCGGCCCCTACACCGGCACCGTGACCCTGACCAGCACCAACGCCACCAACGTGGTGGTGAGCCTGAACGGCACCGCCATCGTGGCGCCCACCATCACCTCGAACGTGGTGCAGTGGTGGCCGCTGCGCGTGAACAACTCCGATAGCGTGCAGGTGCGCAGCAGCCGCATTGTGGCCACCACGCCCACGCTCAAGCGCCTGTACCTGTCGAACGGCACGACGCTGGCCAGCATCCCGGCCTACTCCAACCAGTTCGGCCAGGCTTTCGGCGCCAGCGCGGCCGGCGACGGGCAGTGGAGCACCGCCGCCGGCGGACCCGGCGGCACCCTCAGCCGCCTCTACTACGAGCAGTTTACGGTGACGGTAGCTGCCGGCGCCCCCACCATGCGCATCGACTCGGTGTTGTTCAACTCGGCCTTCTATAACACCAGCTCCAACACCAAGATGGCCATTGTGTACTCGCTGAACGGTTTCAGCACCCCGGCCGACTCCACGGAGATTACGGGAGTGAGCGGCCCGGGCGGCGCGCAGCCCCTCACGGCCAGCGGCAGCTTCGCCAATTCCTTCCCGCTGCAGAACCAGACCTCGGGCAATACCAACCTCTACCGCGTGGCCCTCAAAGGCCCCAGCACCGCCAACCCCAGCGGCGGCGTGACCGTGGCCGCCGGCCAGACCCTGACCGTGCGCCTGTACTACGCCTGCGGCAGCACCGGCGTCCCGCGCTACGCCCTGCTCAAAAACCTGCGCTTCAAAGGCGATGTAGCGCCGCTGCCGGTAACGGTGCTGGAACAGTGGCCCCTGCGCGTGAACAATACCGACAGCGCCCAGGTGCGCAGCAGCCGCATTGTGGCCACCACGCCCACGCTCAAGCGCCTGTACCTGTCGAACGGCACGACGCTGGCCAGCATCCCGGCCTACTCCAACCAGTTCGGCCAGGCTTTCGGCGCCAGCGCGGCCGGCGACGGGCAGTGGAGCACCGCCGCCGGCGGACCCGGCGGCACCCTCAGCCGCCTCTACTACGAGCAGTTCACGCTGGCCGTAGCCCCCAACTCAACTGTGCGCGTCGATACCCTGCTGTTCAATGCGGCGTTCTACAACACCAGCTCCAACACCAAAATGGCGGTGGTGTACTCGCTGAACGGCTTTGGCTCGCCGGCCGACTCCACGGAAATCGTGGCCGCTTACGGCCCCGGCGGCCTGCAGACGCTCAGCGCCAGCGGCAACTTCACCAACTCGTTTCCGCTGCTGAACCAGACTGCCGGCAACCCGAACACCTACCGCGTGGTGCTGCGCAACGGCGGCGTCAGCCTGGCCGCCGGCCAGACGCTGAGCGTGCGCCTGTACTTCGCCTGCGGCAGCACCGGCGTGCCGCGCTACGCCTTCCTCAAAAACCTGCGCTTCAAGGGCACGGCCGGGGTGCTGACGGCCGCCACGCCGGCCCGGGTGCTGAGCGCCCAGCTGCAACTGTTCCCCAACCCGGCGTCGGGCTCGTTCTGGGTGCAGTTGCCGGCTGTGAACAGCAAGACGGCCGTATCGGCAGCCCTCATCAACACCCTGGGCCAGACGGTGCGAACCCAACAGCTGAAATCAGCGGCCGGCCAGCCCATCGAGGCTGAGGTGGACGTGCGCGGCCTGGCCGCCGGCGTCTACACGCTGCGCCTGAACGTGGGCGGCACGCCCGTGACGCGCAAAGTGGTGGTGGAGTAA
- a CDS encoding TonB-dependent receptor plug domain-containing protein: MKKMRVPKALLAAGVATGVALMAFRPRPTDETPLQRIARQVSDYYAAARGEKAYLHLDRPVYATGETIWFSAYVVDASQHRLDSLSQVLHVDLVSAQHQVVARRTLQLQGGRAYGDLDIADSLAAGTYVLRAYTNWMRNAGDQFVYSRRLSVWPASPLSPPDVPQAPAAPGSKGKAAAASANRPDVQFFPEGGYLVEGLPAVVACKATDATGRGLDVRGQILDAQNKVVLAAFSSRHGGMGRFAFVPGTGQRYHARVALPDGSTADYPLPAVQTSGYTLHVVENATDFLVEARYRGAAGAPAPGPIQLMTQVRGVVAYPGPRPVSAEAPASWRMPKKNYPTGIVHFTLFDAEGAPQCERLAFVQNGAPGLKISLTSDQPSYGPHAPVQLNVRVTDAAGQPVATNFSVAVSDAALSTLDPNAETIASNLLLTSDLTGYVENPGYYFRNQSAATAQALDDLLLTQGWRRFVWKEVLAGQRPSLTFSPETALSLTGQVVSQNGNRPIPNSQLTFLQTRPERNIITATTDAQGRFSFIGIPVRDTAIITLQARRAQGGTNVLIKPDTGPLTGNQPLPQLPQLSAAPAAVTTFVRRSRQAQAAELDLHPEKAIRNINLGNVSVTAKRAAVPRDDPRRMYGATGGTVIDFANDPTANSSLNILQFLQGRVAGLTISGSPPNMSAQIRGGGSPLFILDGIKVDLDAITNLNTSDVEAVEVFKGAEAAIFGSSGGAIAVYTKRANPNYKGPDKNPRPVSPP; encoded by the coding sequence ATGAAAAAAATGCGCGTGCCCAAAGCCTTACTGGCCGCCGGAGTAGCCACCGGCGTGGCCCTGATGGCTTTTCGGCCTCGGCCCACCGACGAAACCCCGCTGCAGCGCATCGCCCGGCAGGTGAGCGACTACTACGCCGCCGCCCGCGGCGAAAAGGCCTACCTGCACCTCGACCGGCCCGTGTACGCCACCGGCGAAACCATTTGGTTCAGCGCCTACGTGGTGGATGCCTCGCAGCACCGGCTCGACTCGCTCAGCCAGGTGCTGCACGTCGATTTGGTGTCGGCCCAGCACCAGGTGGTGGCCCGCCGCACGCTGCAGCTGCAGGGCGGCCGGGCCTACGGCGACCTCGACATTGCCGACTCGCTGGCCGCCGGCACCTACGTGCTGCGCGCCTACACCAACTGGATGCGCAACGCCGGCGACCAGTTCGTGTACAGCCGTCGCCTCAGCGTGTGGCCCGCCTCGCCCCTGAGCCCGCCCGACGTGCCCCAGGCCCCCGCCGCCCCCGGCAGCAAGGGCAAAGCCGCTGCCGCCAGCGCCAACCGGCCCGACGTGCAGTTTTTCCCCGAAGGCGGCTACCTCGTGGAAGGCCTGCCCGCCGTGGTGGCCTGCAAAGCCACCGACGCCACCGGCCGCGGCCTGGATGTGCGTGGGCAGATTCTCGACGCCCAGAACAAGGTGGTGTTGGCCGCATTCAGCAGCCGGCACGGGGGCATGGGGCGCTTTGCCTTTGTGCCGGGCACCGGGCAGCGTTACCACGCCCGCGTTGCGCTGCCCGACGGCAGCACCGCCGACTACCCCCTGCCTGCCGTGCAGACCAGCGGATATACCCTGCACGTGGTGGAAAACGCCACCGACTTTTTGGTGGAAGCGCGCTACCGCGGGGCTGCTGGTGCTCCGGCGCCGGGCCCCATTCAGCTCATGACGCAGGTGCGCGGCGTGGTGGCCTACCCGGGGCCGCGGCCCGTGTCGGCGGAGGCCCCTGCCAGTTGGCGCATGCCCAAGAAGAATTACCCCACGGGCATCGTGCACTTCACGCTGTTTGACGCGGAGGGCGCGCCGCAGTGCGAGCGGCTGGCGTTTGTGCAGAACGGCGCGCCCGGCCTGAAAATCTCCCTCACGTCCGACCAGCCCAGCTACGGCCCGCACGCTCCCGTGCAGCTCAACGTGCGCGTGACCGATGCCGCCGGGCAGCCCGTGGCCACCAATTTCTCGGTGGCCGTGAGCGACGCCGCTCTCAGCACCCTCGACCCCAACGCCGAAACCATTGCCTCGAACCTGCTGCTGACGTCGGACCTGACGGGCTACGTGGAAAACCCGGGCTATTATTTCCGCAACCAGTCGGCGGCCACCGCGCAGGCCCTCGACGACCTGCTGCTGACGCAGGGCTGGCGGCGCTTTGTGTGGAAAGAAGTGCTGGCCGGCCAGCGGCCGTCCCTCACGTTCTCGCCCGAAACGGCCCTCTCGCTCACGGGCCAGGTGGTGAGCCAGAACGGCAACCGCCCCATCCCCAACAGCCAACTGACCTTCCTGCAAACGCGCCCGGAGCGCAACATCATTACGGCCACCACCGACGCGCAGGGGCGGTTCAGCTTCATCGGCATTCCGGTGCGCGACACGGCCATCATCACCCTGCAGGCGCGCCGGGCGCAGGGCGGCACCAACGTGCTCATCAAGCCCGATACCGGCCCGCTCACCGGCAACCAGCCGCTGCCTCAGCTGCCGCAGCTCTCGGCGGCGCCGGCTGCCGTTACCACCTTTGTGCGCCGCAGCCGCCAGGCCCAGGCCGCCGAGCTGGACCTGCACCCCGAAAAAGCCATTCGCAACATCAACCTGGGCAACGTGTCGGTGACGGCCAAGCGCGCCGCCGTGCCCCGCGACGACCCCCGCCGCATGTACGGCGCCACCGGCGGCACCGTCATCGACTTCGCCAACGACCCCACCGCCAATTCCAGCCTCAACATTCTGCAGTTTTTGCAGGGCCGGGTAGCCGGCCTCACCATCAGCGGCAGCCCGCCCAACATGTCAGCCCAAATTCGGGGAGGCGGTTCGCCGCTGTTCATCCTCGACGGCATCAAGGTTGACCTCGACGCCATCACCAACCTCAACACTTCCGACGTGGAGGCGGTGGAAGTGTTCAAGGGGGCCGAGGCAGCCATTTTTGGCAGCAGCGGTGGCGCCATTGCGGTGTATACCAAGCGCGCCAACCCCAACTACAAAGGCCCCGACAAGAACCCGCGCCCGGTATCGCCACCGTGA